A genomic region of Pseudomonas sp. KU43P contains the following coding sequences:
- the rnr gene encoding ribonuclease R — protein sequence MADWQSLDPEAAREAEKYDNPIPSRELILQRLADRGEPAAREELAAEFGLHEEDQIEALRRRLRAMERDGQLIYTRRGTYAPVDKLDLICGRVSGHRDGFGFLIPDDGSEDLFLSPSQMRLVFDGDRALARVSGVDRRGRREGVLVEVISRAHESVVGRYFEEGGIGYVTPDNPKIQQEVLVTAGRNGGAKIGQFVEIKITHWPNPRFQPQGDVVEVIGNYMAPGMEIDVALRSYDIPHVWPKDVIKEARKFRSEVEEKDKEKRIDLRHLPFVTIDGEDARDFDDAVYCEPLGKLRLFSGGWRLYVAIADVSSYVRLGSALDVEAQQRGNSVYFPERVVPMLPEELSNGLCSLNPHVDRLAMVCEMTMNKAGQMVDYQFYEGVIHSHARLTYNKVSSMLEHARTREGKALREEYKEVLPDLKNLYNLYKVLVDARHARGAIDFETQETRIIFGDERKIAEIRPTVRNDAHKLIEECMLAANVATAEFLHKHGVPALYRVHDGPPPERLEKLRAFLGELGLSLHKGKDPSPKDYQALLASIAGRPDFHLIQTVMLRSLSQAVYSTDNNGHFGLNYEAYTHFTSPIRRYPDLLVHRAIRSIIRSKVDTPHVKRAGAMSIPKARIYPYDVNTLDQLGEQCSMTERRADEATRDVVNWLKCEFMKDRVGETFPGVITAVTGFGLFVELTDIYVEGLVHVSALPGDYYHFDPVHHRLSGERTGRSFRLGDTIEVKVMRVDLDERKIDFEVSEQQLAAPIGRKGRGAAPAGDQQPVVEAKATPKPRSRKSETAEAYFPKDAVQRNAEVRKSREMKKALMSEARTGGHASSKSEKGGKPSGKPTKHRKGPPKSGAPRKSKNKS from the coding sequence ATGGCCGATTGGCAATCCCTCGATCCCGAGGCCGCTCGCGAAGCGGAAAAATACGACAACCCCATTCCCAGCCGTGAGCTGATCCTGCAGCGCCTTGCCGACCGTGGTGAGCCGGCGGCGCGCGAGGAGCTGGCGGCAGAGTTCGGTCTTCACGAAGAAGACCAGATCGAAGCCCTGCGCCGCCGCCTGCGGGCCATGGAGCGCGACGGCCAGCTTATCTATACCCGGCGCGGCACCTATGCCCCGGTAGACAAACTGGACCTGATCTGCGGTCGCGTCTCCGGCCACCGCGATGGCTTCGGCTTCCTTATTCCCGACGATGGCAGCGAAGACCTGTTCCTCAGCCCGTCGCAAATGCGCCTGGTGTTCGATGGCGACCGCGCCCTGGCCCGGGTTTCCGGCGTCGACCGCCGTGGCCGCCGCGAAGGTGTGCTGGTAGAAGTCATCTCCCGTGCCCATGAAAGCGTGGTCGGTCGCTATTTCGAAGAAGGTGGCATCGGCTACGTGACCCCGGACAACCCGAAGATCCAGCAGGAAGTGCTGGTGACCGCCGGGCGTAACGGTGGCGCCAAGATTGGCCAGTTCGTCGAGATCAAGATCACCCACTGGCCGAACCCGCGCTTCCAGCCGCAAGGCGACGTGGTCGAGGTCATCGGCAACTACATGGCGCCGGGCATGGAAATCGACGTTGCCCTGCGCAGCTATGATATCCCGCACGTCTGGCCCAAGGACGTGATCAAGGAAGCGCGCAAGTTCCGCTCCGAAGTCGAAGAGAAGGACAAGGAAAAGCGCATCGACCTGCGCCACCTGCCGTTCGTCACCATCGACGGCGAGGACGCCCGCGACTTCGACGATGCCGTCTATTGCGAACCGCTCGGCAAGCTGCGCCTGTTCTCCGGTGGCTGGCGCCTGTATGTCGCCATCGCCGACGTGTCCAGCTATGTTCGCCTGGGCTCGGCCCTGGACGTCGAGGCTCAGCAGCGCGGTAACTCGGTGTACTTCCCTGAGCGCGTGGTGCCAATGCTCCCCGAGGAGCTGTCCAACGGCCTGTGCTCGCTGAATCCTCACGTCGATCGCCTTGCCATGGTCTGCGAAATGACCATGAACAAGGCTGGCCAGATGGTCGACTACCAGTTCTACGAAGGGGTGATCCACTCCCATGCGCGCCTGACCTACAACAAGGTCAGCAGCATGCTCGAACACGCCCGCACCCGCGAGGGCAAGGCGCTGCGCGAGGAGTACAAGGAAGTCCTGCCGGACCTGAAGAACCTGTACAACCTGTACAAGGTGCTGGTCGATGCCCGTCACGCCCGTGGCGCGATCGATTTCGAGACACAGGAAACCCGCATCATCTTCGGTGACGAGCGCAAGATCGCGGAAATCCGCCCGACCGTGCGCAACGATGCCCACAAGCTGATCGAGGAATGCATGCTGGCGGCCAACGTCGCTACTGCCGAGTTCCTGCACAAGCACGGCGTGCCGGCGCTGTACCGCGTGCACGATGGCCCGCCACCGGAGCGCCTGGAAAAGCTGCGTGCCTTCCTGGGTGAACTGGGCCTGAGCCTGCACAAGGGCAAGGACCCTTCGCCGAAGGATTACCAGGCCCTGTTGGCGAGCATTGCCGGGCGCCCGGACTTCCACCTGATCCAGACCGTGATGCTGCGCTCGCTGAGCCAGGCGGTGTACAGCACCGACAACAATGGTCACTTCGGCTTGAACTACGAGGCGTACACCCACTTCACCTCGCCGATCCGTCGTTACCCGGACCTGCTGGTGCACCGCGCCATCCGCAGCATCATCCGCTCCAAGGTCGATACCCCGCACGTCAAGCGCGCGGGCGCCATGAGCATTCCCAAGGCGCGTATCTACCCTTACGACGTGAACACCCTCGATCAGCTCGGCGAGCAGTGCTCGATGACCGAGCGCCGAGCCGACGAAGCCACCCGCGACGTGGTCAACTGGCTCAAGTGCGAGTTCATGAAGGATCGCGTAGGCGAGACTTTCCCGGGTGTGATCACCGCTGTCACCGGTTTCGGTCTGTTTGTGGAGCTGACCGATATCTACGTCGAGGGACTGGTGCACGTCAGTGCGCTGCCGGGCGACTACTACCACTTCGACCCTGTGCATCACCGCCTGTCGGGTGAGCGTACCGGGCGCAGCTTCCGCCTGGGTGACACCATCGAGGTCAAGGTCATGCGCGTCGACCTCGACGAACGCAAGATCGACTTCGAAGTGTCCGAGCAGCAGCTCGCTGCGCCGATTGGGCGCAAGGGCCGTGGTGCGGCACCCGCAGGTGACCAGCAGCCGGTGGTGGAGGCCAAGGCCACGCCGAAGCCGCGCAGCCGCAAGAGCGAAACCGCCGAAGCGTACTTCCCGAAAGACGCTGTTCAGCGCAATGCCGAAGTGCGCAAGAGCCGCGAAATGAAGAAGGCGCTGATGAGCGAGGCGCGCACTGGCGGCCATGCCAGCAGCAAGTCGGAAAAGGGCGGCAAGCCTTCCGGCAAACCGACCAAGCACCGTAAAGGTCCGCCGAAGTCCGGCGCGCCACGCAAGAGCAAGAACAAGTCATGA
- the rlmB gene encoding 23S rRNA (guanosine(2251)-2'-O)-methyltransferase RlmB translates to MSQLEKIYGVHAVQALLQHHPKRVKQIWLSEGRSEPRIQALLALAAENRVAVGQAERRELDAWVEGVHQGVVAEVSPSQVWGELMLEELLERTETPPLILVLDGVTDPHNLGACLRTADAAGATAVVVPKDKSATLTPVVRKVACGAAEVIPLVAVTNLARTLEKLQQRGLWVVGTAGEAEQEIYQQDLTGPLVMIMGAEGKGMRRLTREHCDFLVKLPMGGSVSSLNVSVATGVCLFEAVRQRQAKR, encoded by the coding sequence ATGAGTCAGCTGGAAAAGATCTACGGCGTGCACGCCGTGCAGGCGTTGTTGCAGCACCATCCGAAGCGGGTCAAGCAGATCTGGCTGTCGGAAGGGCGCAGTGAGCCGCGCATCCAGGCGTTGCTGGCCCTGGCCGCGGAAAACCGCGTAGCGGTGGGCCAGGCCGAGCGTCGTGAGCTGGATGCCTGGGTCGAGGGCGTGCACCAGGGTGTGGTGGCCGAGGTGAGCCCGAGCCAGGTGTGGGGCGAGTTGATGCTTGAGGAGTTGCTCGAGCGCACCGAAACCCCGCCGCTGATCCTGGTGCTGGACGGTGTCACCGATCCGCACAACCTCGGCGCCTGCCTGCGCACCGCCGATGCGGCCGGTGCCACGGCGGTGGTGGTGCCGAAGGACAAGTCAGCGACGCTGACCCCGGTGGTGCGCAAGGTGGCCTGCGGTGCTGCCGAGGTGATTCCGCTGGTGGCCGTGACCAACCTGGCGCGCACGCTGGAGAAATTGCAGCAGCGTGGCCTGTGGGTGGTTGGCACTGCCGGCGAGGCCGAGCAGGAGATCTACCAGCAGGACCTGACCGGGCCGCTGGTGATGATCATGGGGGCAGAAGGCAAGGGCATGCGCCGGCTGACCCGTGAGCACTGTGATTTCCTGGTGAAGTTGCCGATGGGCGGTAGCGTCAGCAGCCTGAACGTCTCGGTGGCTACGGGCGTCTGCCTGTTCGAGGCCGTGCGTCAGCGTCAGGCCAAGCGCTGA
- the rpsF gene encoding 30S ribosomal protein S6 has product MRHYEIIFLVHPDQSEQVGGMVERYTKLIEEDGGKIHRLEDWGRRQLAYAINNVHKAHYVMLNVECTGKALAELEDNFRYNDAVIRNLVIRRDEAVTGQSEMLKAEENRSERRERRERPEHADSAEGDDSNDSDSSDNADE; this is encoded by the coding sequence ATGCGTCATTACGAAATCATCTTCCTGGTTCACCCGGACCAGAGCGAGCAAGTCGGCGGCATGGTTGAGCGTTACACCAAGCTGATCGAAGAAGACGGCGGCAAGATCCACCGCCTGGAAGACTGGGGCCGTCGTCAACTGGCCTACGCAATCAACAATGTTCACAAGGCTCACTACGTGATGCTGAACGTTGAGTGCACCGGCAAGGCCCTGGCCGAGCTGGAAGACAACTTCCGCTACAACGATGCCGTTATCCGTAACCTGGTCATCCGTCGCGACGAAGCCGTTACCGGCCAGTCCGAGATGCTGAAGGCTGAAGAGAACCGCAGCGAGCGCCGTGAGCGTCGTGAGCGTCCTGAGCATGCTGACTCCGCCGAAGGCGACGACAGCAATGACAGCGACTCCAGCGATAACGCTGACGAGTAA
- the rpsR gene encoding 30S ribosomal protein S18, with protein MARFFRRRKFCRFTAEDVKEIDFKDLNTLKAYVSETGKIVPSRITGTKARYQRQLATAIKRARFLALLPYTDSHGR; from the coding sequence ATGGCACGTTTCTTCCGTCGTCGTAAATTCTGCCGCTTCACTGCTGAAGACGTGAAAGAGATCGACTTCAAAGATCTCAACACCCTGAAAGCTTACGTATCCGAAACCGGCAAGATCGTTCCAAGCCGTATCACCGGTACCAAAGCTCGTTATCAGCGTCAGCTGGCTACCGCTATCAAGCGCGCCCGCTTCCTGGCCCTGCTGCCCTACACCGACAGCCACGGCCGCTGA
- the rplI gene encoding 50S ribosomal protein L9 produces the protein MELILLEKVANLGNLGDKVKVKAGYGRNFLLPFGKATVANAANLAAFEERRAELEKAAADRKASAESRAAQLAELEVTITATAGDEGKLFGSIGTHDIADALTASGVEVAKAEVRLPNGTIRQVGEYDVAVHLHSDVEATVRVVVVAA, from the coding sequence ATGGAACTGATCCTGCTGGAAAAAGTCGCTAACCTGGGCAACCTGGGCGACAAAGTTAAGGTTAAGGCTGGTTACGGCCGTAACTTCCTGCTGCCATTCGGCAAGGCCACCGTTGCCAACGCCGCCAACCTGGCTGCGTTCGAAGAGCGTCGCGCCGAGCTGGAAAAAGCAGCTGCTGACCGTAAAGCTTCGGCTGAAAGCCGCGCTGCCCAACTGGCCGAGCTGGAAGTGACCATCACTGCCACCGCTGGCGACGAAGGCAAGCTGTTCGGTTCGATCGGCACCCACGACATCGCTGACGCCCTGACCGCCTCCGGCGTTGAAGTGGCCAAGGCTGAAGTTCGTCTGCCGAACGGCACCATCCGTCAAGTTGGCGAATACGACGTAGCCGTGCACCTGCACAGCGACGTTGAAGCCACTGTACGTGTGGTCGTCGTAGCTGCCTAA
- the dnaB gene encoding replicative DNA helicase: protein MNEITNPEQLDLQTAALKVPPHSIEAEQAVLGGLMLDNNAWERVLDQVSDGDFYRHDHRLIFRAVHKLADANQPFDVVTLHEQLDKEGLSTQVGGLAYLAELAKNTPSVANIKAYAAIIRERATLRQLISISTDIADNAFNPQGRNAEEILDDAERQIFQIAEARPKTGGPVGVNELLTMAIDRIDTLFNSDSDITGVSTGFTDLDEKTSGLQAADLIIVAGRPSMGKTTFAMNLVENAVLRTDKAVLVFSLEMPGESLIMRMLSSLGRIDQTKVRSGQLDDDDWPRLTSAVNLLNDRKLFIDDTAGISPSEMRARTRRLAREHGEIAMIMVDYLQLMQIPGSAGDNRTNEISEISRSLKALAKEFNCPVIALSQLNRSLEQRPNKRPVNSDLRESGAIEQDADVIMFVYRDEVYHPETEHKGVAEIIIGKQRNGPIGFVRLAFIGKYTRFENLAPGMYNFDDDE, encoded by the coding sequence ATGAACGAGATTACCAACCCCGAACAACTCGACCTGCAAACTGCAGCCCTGAAGGTGCCGCCGCATTCCATCGAGGCCGAACAGGCCGTACTCGGTGGCCTGATGCTGGACAACAACGCCTGGGAGCGGGTGCTGGACCAGGTGTCGGATGGTGACTTCTACCGGCATGACCACCGCCTGATCTTCCGCGCCGTGCACAAGCTGGCGGACGCGAACCAACCGTTCGACGTGGTGACCCTGCACGAACAGTTGGACAAGGAAGGCCTGTCGACCCAGGTCGGCGGCCTGGCCTATCTGGCCGAGCTGGCCAAGAACACGCCATCGGTGGCCAACATCAAGGCCTATGCCGCGATCATTCGCGAGCGTGCCACTCTGCGTCAGCTGATCAGCATCAGTACTGACATCGCCGATAACGCCTTCAATCCACAAGGGCGCAACGCCGAAGAGATCCTCGACGACGCCGAACGGCAGATCTTCCAGATCGCCGAGGCGCGGCCGAAGACCGGCGGCCCGGTGGGGGTCAACGAGCTGTTGACCATGGCCATCGACCGTATCGACACGCTGTTCAATTCCGACAGCGACATCACCGGTGTATCCACCGGCTTTACCGACCTTGACGAGAAGACCAGCGGCCTGCAGGCAGCCGACCTGATCATCGTCGCCGGCCGTCCGTCGATGGGCAAGACCACCTTCGCCATGAACCTGGTGGAAAACGCCGTGCTGCGCACCGACAAGGCGGTACTGGTGTTCTCCCTCGAGATGCCAGGCGAATCGCTGATCATGCGTATGCTCTCGTCGCTGGGGCGTATCGACCAGACCAAGGTGCGTTCCGGCCAGCTCGATGATGATGATTGGCCGCGTCTGACCTCGGCGGTCAACCTGCTCAACGACCGCAAGCTGTTCATCGACGATACCGCCGGCATCAGCCCTTCGGAAATGCGTGCGCGCACCCGTCGCCTGGCGCGCGAGCACGGCGAAATCGCCATGATCATGGTCGACTACCTGCAGCTGATGCAGATCCCGGGCTCGGCCGGTGACAACCGCACCAACGAGATTTCCGAGATCTCCCGCTCGCTCAAGGCCCTGGCCAAGGAATTCAACTGCCCGGTGATCGCCCTGTCGCAGCTCAACCGTTCCCTGGAACAGCGGCCGAACAAGCGCCCGGTGAACTCCGACTTGCGGGAATCCGGTGCGATCGAGCAGGACGCCGACGTGATCATGTTCGTGTACCGGGACGAGGTGTACCACCCGGAGACCGAGCACAAGGGCGTGGCCGAAATCATCATCGGCAAACAGCGTAACGGCCCCATCGGCTTCGTCCGCCTGGCGTTCATCGGCAAGTACACCCGCTTCGAGAACCTCGCGCCGGGCATGTACAACTTCGACGACGACGAGTAA
- a CDS encoding YgiQ family radical SAM protein, translating to MQAAKPLYDYPKYWAECFGPAPFLPMSRQEMDLLGWDSCDIIIVTGDAYVDHPSFGMAIIGRLLEAQGFRVGIIAQPNWQSKDDFMKLGEPNLFFGVAAGNMDSMINRYTADKKMRSDDAYTPGGLAGSRPDRASLVYSQRCKEAYKHVPIVLGGIEASLRRIAHYDYWQDKVRHSILIDASADILLFGNAERAVVEVAQRLSNGEKIETITDVRGTAFVRRDTPQGWYEIDSTRIDRPGRVDKIINPYVNTQDTQACAIEQAKGDQEDPNEAKVVQILDSPAVTREKSVIRLPSFEKVRNDPVLYAHANRVLHLETNPGNARALVQKHGEVDVWFNPPPIPMSTEEMDYVFGMPYARVPHPAYGKERIPAYEMIRFSVNIMRGCFGGCTFCSITEHEGRIIQNRSHESILHEIEEMRDKVPGFTGVVSDLGGPTANMYRIACKSPEIEKHCRKPSCVFPGICENLNTDHSSLIELYRKARALPGVKKILIASGLRYDLAVESPEYVKELVTHHVGGYLKIAPEHTERGPLDKMMKPGIGSYDRFKRMFEKFSKEAGKEQYLIPYFIAAHPGTTDEDMMNLALWLKGNGFRADQVQAFYPSPMASATAMYHSGKNPLRKVTYKSEGVEIVKSEEQRRLHKAFLRYHDPKGWPMLREALQRMGRADLIGPGKHQLIPLHQPQTDSYQSARRKNSTPAGSHKVAKEQKVLTQHTGLPPRGSDGSKPWDKREKAKAEAFARNQQAAKERKEAAKGGGKGKKPRQPVIPR from the coding sequence ATGCAAGCAGCCAAACCTCTCTACGACTATCCCAAGTACTGGGCCGAATGCTTCGGACCAGCACCTTTCCTGCCGATGAGCAGGCAGGAAATGGATCTGCTCGGCTGGGATTCCTGCGACATCATCATCGTGACCGGTGACGCCTACGTCGACCATCCGTCGTTCGGCATGGCCATCATCGGCCGCCTGCTGGAAGCCCAGGGCTTTCGTGTAGGCATCATCGCCCAGCCGAACTGGCAGTCGAAAGACGACTTCATGAAGCTCGGCGAGCCGAACCTGTTCTTCGGCGTCGCGGCCGGCAACATGGACTCGATGATCAACCGCTACACCGCAGACAAGAAGATGCGCTCCGACGACGCCTATACCCCAGGCGGGCTGGCCGGCAGCCGTCCGGATCGCGCCAGCCTGGTGTACAGCCAGCGTTGCAAGGAAGCCTACAAGCACGTGCCGATCGTGCTCGGTGGCATCGAGGCGTCGCTGCGCCGCATCGCCCACTACGACTACTGGCAAGACAAGGTTCGTCACTCGATCCTGATCGACGCCAGTGCCGACATCTTGCTGTTCGGCAACGCCGAGCGCGCGGTGGTCGAGGTGGCCCAGCGCCTGTCCAATGGCGAGAAGATCGAAACCATCACCGACGTGCGCGGCACTGCGTTCGTGCGCCGGGATACGCCGCAGGGCTGGTACGAGATCGACTCCACCCGCATCGACCGCCCGGGCCGCGTCGACAAGATCATCAACCCGTACGTGAATACCCAGGACACCCAGGCCTGCGCCATCGAGCAGGCCAAGGGCGACCAGGAGGATCCGAACGAGGCCAAGGTCGTGCAGATTCTGGATAGCCCGGCCGTGACGCGCGAGAAATCGGTCATTCGCTTGCCATCGTTCGAGAAAGTGCGCAACGACCCCGTGCTCTACGCCCACGCCAACCGCGTGCTGCACCTGGAAACCAACCCAGGCAACGCCCGCGCCCTGGTGCAGAAGCACGGCGAAGTGGATGTGTGGTTCAACCCGCCACCCATTCCGATGAGCACCGAGGAAATGGACTATGTGTTCGGCATGCCTTACGCCCGTGTGCCGCACCCGGCCTATGGCAAGGAGCGCATCCCGGCCTACGAGATGATCCGCTTCTCGGTCAACATCATGCGTGGCTGCTTCGGTGGTTGCACCTTCTGCTCGATCACCGAGCACGAAGGCCGCATCATCCAGAACCGCTCCCATGAGTCGATCCTGCACGAGATCGAGGAAATGCGCGACAAGGTGCCGGGCTTCACCGGCGTGGTCTCCGACCTTGGAGGCCCGACTGCCAACATGTACCGCATCGCCTGCAAGAGCCCCGAGATCGAGAAGCACTGCCGCAAGCCGTCGTGCGTGTTCCCGGGCATCTGCGAAAACCTCAACACCGACCACAGCTCGCTGATCGAGCTGTACCGCAAGGCCCGTGCCTTGCCGGGTGTGAAGAAGATCCTGATCGCCTCGGGCTTGCGCTACGACCTGGCGGTGGAATCGCCGGAGTACGTCAAGGAGCTGGTGACCCACCACGTTGGCGGCTACCTGAAGATTGCCCCGGAGCACACCGAGCGTGGCCCGCTGGACAAGATGATGAAGCCGGGTATCGGCAGCTATGACCGCTTCAAGCGCATGTTCGAGAAGTTCTCGAAAGAGGCGGGCAAGGAGCAGTACCTGATTCCGTACTTCATTGCTGCCCACCCTGGCACTACCGATGAAGACATGATGAACCTGGCCCTGTGGCTCAAGGGCAACGGCTTCCGCGCCGATCAGGTGCAGGCGTTCTACCCATCGCCCATGGCTTCAGCCACGGCCATGTACCACTCGGGCAAGAACCCGCTGCGCAAGGTCACCTACAAGAGCGAGGGCGTGGAGATCGTCAAGAGCGAGGAGCAGCGCCGCTTGCACAAGGCGTTCCTGCGTTATCACGATCCGAAGGGCTGGCCGATGCTGCGTGAGGCGCTGCAGCGCATGGGCCGCGCCGACCTGATCGGGCCGGGCAAGCACCAGTTGATTCCGCTGCACCAGCCGCAGACCGACAGCTACCAGAGTGCGCGGCGCAAGAACTCGACGCCAGCGGGCAGCCACAAAGTGGCCAAGGAGCAGAAGGTGCTTACCCAGCACACCGGCCTGCCACCGCGTGGAAGCGATGGCAGCAAGCCGTGGGACAAGCGTGAGAAGGCCAAGGCCGAGGCATTCGCCCGCAATCAGCAGGCTGCCAAGGAGCGCAAGGAAGCGGCCAAGGGTGGCGGCAAGGGCAAGAAACCGCGTCAGCCTGTTATTCCGCGCTGA